In Hydractinia symbiolongicarpus strain clone_291-10 chromosome 15, HSymV2.1, whole genome shotgun sequence, one DNA window encodes the following:
- the LOC130628976 gene encoding uncharacterized protein LOC130628976: MATDLMYTAHKYLIYFVLFSCSYITPVKPSRITSPPQKTYTYNEGSSISLTWKYTLDINHDFFGFKCGRQNDTGTQVSDDSDVIVLAEIKGTSQSTPASLASPMPFNYVGRVRVTQPEQTSLTLTIERLTGSDTGYYLCALKIYNNGDSRVQTIRSTRRLLRSSDGVGAQSSDGGSKKRTIVLVAVLAVLALAVVAVVVGVLIYRRKVKKDTTDWSKEKKQEGEPMHNINKKRVMRVDQNDDGNGYAKVQVVSTPEEALNGKKIVYVDDDDDDRDSVDPNGFV; encoded by the exons ATGGCGACTGACCTGATGTACACTGCTCACAAatatttgatttattttgttCTGTTCTCCTGTTCATACATAACTCCTG TCAAACCCTCACGTATAACATCACCACCTCAAAAGACGTACACATATAATGAGGGAAGCAGCATATCTTTAACGTGGAAGTATACATTGGATATTAACCacgatttttttggttttaaatgTGGACGACAAAATGATACAGGCACACAAGTTTCAGACGATTCCGATGTTATTGTTCTTGCAGAGATAAAAGGGACCAGCCAATCAACCCCAGCTAGTCTCGCTTCACCTATGCCTTTCAACTATGTTGGTAGAGTTCGAGTGACACAGCCTGAACAAACATCATTGACGCTCACAATTGAGAGACTAACAGGAAGTGATACTGGTTATTACCTTTGCgctttaaaaatttacaacaaCGGTGATAGTCGAGTTCAGACTATACGATCAACGCGGAGGTTGTTGAGAT CAAGTGATGGAGTAGGAGCCCAATCGAGTGACGGTGGTAGCAAGAAGAGGACAATAGTTCTTGTTGCTGTACTGGCTGTGTTAGCTCTtgctgttgttgctgttgtggtGGGAGTTCTTATATACAGAAGAAAAGTTAAGAAAGACACCACTGATTGGTCGAAAGAGAAGAAACAAGAAGGAGAACCCATGCATAACATCAACAAGAAGAGAGTGATGAGAGTGGACcag aACGATGATGGAAATGGCTACGCAAAAGTTCAAGTGGTTTCGACGCCTGAAGAAGCATTGAATGGAAAAAAGATTGTATATgttgatgacgatgatgatgatcgTGACAGTGTAGATCCCAATGGATTTGTGTAA